The sequence below is a genomic window from Pseudomonas cremoricolorata.
CGGCGGTAAGCGTCAGCAGGAGCGCATGAGCATCTTCTTCAACGAAAGCGATCAGCTCGTCAGCCTGTCGGGCGACTTCATGCCTGGCGTGAGCCGCGACCAGGAAATCCTTGGCGGCGGCAGCGAAACCAGCGTCAGCCCAGGCACCGAGCAGACGCCATCCACGCCTGATGTACAGGAACGGCCGGCCAAACCAGGCTCTGTGGAAGAGTCGATCCAGCGCGAAATCGACGATGTCGAAACCACGCCGGTGCCGACTCCGGCGCCGCTGGAAACAG
It includes:
- a CDS encoding outer membrane protein assembly factor BamE; translated protein: MQNTKLLLTSLTLVGLLALAGCSFPGVYKIDIQQGNVVTQDMIDQLRPGMTRRQVRFIMGNPLLQDTFNTNRWDYLYSLQPGGGKRQQERMSIFFNESDQLVSLSGDFMPGVSRDQEILGGGSETSVSPGTEQTPSTPDVQERPAKPGSVEESIQREIDDVETTPVPTPAPLETAPQ